A genome region from Setaria italica strain Yugu1 chromosome III, Setaria_italica_v2.0, whole genome shotgun sequence includes the following:
- the LOC101752818 gene encoding uncharacterized protein LOC101752818 isoform X1, with amino-acid sequence MEATVLSVGKSVLNGALSYAKSTIAEEVALQLGVQRDQAFITDELEMMQGFLMVAHDERDHNKVVKIWVKQVRDVAYDVEDCLQDFAVRLENRSWFCFVGKFLDRRRVAKEMKDLREKVEDISKRNLRYRLIKSSVSKPASTTSEQFVISTEVQLEMAEATRTALQEKKKVDLVELITKGEDENSLRVMAVWGAGSDVGVTSVIRAAYEDQNVKGKFACRAWVRLVHPFNPDEFFGSLVRQFYVNSCEKETGKTTEEMTAGMGAMKKLKEDENLVDAFNKYVTGKSYLVVINGVSTIEEWDWIATYFPRKNGSRIIVSTQQFEVASLCTEQPYVVSEIDQKWSFEKEFYVFYKKANPPASSSKDEISDASSSMNPGEETHVKKPTTRARTVAAALEDDQLIDRKEAREKIKGLIGQAGCYVIAICGIGGLGKTTLVRSVYQQDLGDMFNRRAWLTVSRSFKQQEFLEELFRQLRRDDKEKTDTASHTLPNEASHTLPNETSHTDHTKRENKKEPTLAENLTKLFRDKKCLIVLDDLSSTVAVQWILDLLPENSSSRIIVTTRKGESLQLQEKTGHVYNLDMLNQDEAIDLFEKKVFKNDEEKQNIDKYPDMIEQRNFILKKCGGLPLAISTVGSFLATKPKTAIEWRNLNKHISDELESNSELGMIKTVLTSSYDGLPYHLKLPFLYLSVFPEDQDIRWTRLIRRWIAEGYLRRTRNTSAEEIGNSYITDLINRSMVRPSKGATHNTRRVGFLHVHDLIREIAISKSVEQNLVFTLEEGCNLNNQGKIRHLAVSSSWTRDKKAFESALDLSHLRSLTVFGEWAGFFISDKMRFLRLLDLEDTKGLTNHHLHQIGLLFHLNYLSLRRCDGICRLPNSLGNLRHLQTLDVRDTRIIKIPTAIIKLKMLQYLRVGFLPSNDKEQRGICEAVSLIRYCFKYFYYWRCCTCCVVEDEDYYDWCNTRLLLDACCDLFCGLLDEYLCCPLFGWLRTLLAGFGCMFFLIVFGPVYLLSLIVRIPWVLSRDGFNGLAVSFMRQGSPRPIPQGSPKWLGVFWNTKRKDPHGVKFPSGLRKLRALHTMGVVNINGGNDILEDLQFLTQLRKLRVTGLNKKNCRKFFLAITKLKCLESLLVRSEGCPGLSGCLELDEQCPPPENMQSLKLYGNLVKIPEWIKKLRNLVKLELRSSRISEDSAAMDILGELPNLAILRLQEWSFNDKGVHFKSPAFEKLVVLRLDLWGIKSVTFERGAAPKLEQLQVTGEWISEERGFAGLDILQSIKEVLLDVSFRWNEAKLEDKLKEELLAQLAKNRNNNNPILKVQ; translated from the exons ATGGAGGCCACGGTGCTGAGCGTTGGGAAGTCCGTGCTTAATGGCGCGCTTAGCTACGCCAAATCTACCATAGCTGAGGAGGTGGCGCTGCAGCTTGGAGTCCAGCGTGACCAAGCCTTCATCACCGACGAGCTCGAGATGATGCAGGGCTTCCTGATGGTTGCCCATGACGAGCGAGACCACAACAAGGTGGTCAAGATCTGGGTGAAGCAAGTCCGCGACGTCGCCTACGACGTCGAAGATTGTCTCCAG GATTTCGCTGTCCGTCTAGAGAATCGATCATGGTTCTGCTTCGTTGGCAAATTTCTAGACCGGCGCCGTGTGGCCAAGGAGATGAAGGATCTTAGGGAAAAGGTGGAGGATATTAGCAAGAGGAACCTGCGGTACCGCCTTATAAAAAGCTCTGTCTCCAAGCCAGCTAGCACCACCTCTGAGCAGTTCGTGATCAGTACTGAAGTACAACTCGAGATGGCTGAAGCTACACGCACTGCActgcaggagaagaagaaagtggACCTTGTCGAACTAATCACCAAGGGGGAGGATGAAAATAGCCTCAGGGTGATGGCAGTGTGGGGGGCAGGCAGCGATGTTGGGGTCACATCCGTCATTAGAGCTGCCTATGAGGATCAGAATGTGAAAGGCAAGTTTGCCTGCCGCGCCTGGGTAAGGTTGGTGCATCCCTTCAATCCAGATGAATTCTTTGGCAGTTTGGTGAGGCAGTTTTACGTGAATTCATGTGAAAAAGAAACtgggaaaacaacagaagagaTGACTGCAGGGATGGGTGCTATGAAAAAACTGAAAGAAGATGAAAATTTGGTTGATGCTTTTAATAAGTATGTTACCGGGAAGAGCTACTTGGTTGTTATTAATGGTGTATCTACCATAGAAGAGTGGGACTGGATAGCAACATATTTCCCAAGGAAGAACGGAAGCCGGATTATCGTGTCCACGCAGCAGTTTGAAGTTGCGAGCTTGTGCACTGAGCAGCCTTACGTGGTATCAGAGATAGACCAGAAATGGTCATTCGAGAAGGAATTTTATGTCTTCTACAAGAAG GCGAATCCTCCTGCGTCCAGTTCAAAAGATGAGATCAGTGATGCTAGTAGCTCAATGAATCCTGGCGAGGAGACACATGTAAAGAAGCCTACTACTCGCGCCCGTACGGTGGCAGCTGCCCTGGAGGATGATCAGCTTATCGACCGGAAGGAAGCAAGAGAAAAGATTAAGGGATTAATTGGTCAAGCAGGTTGCTATGTGATCGCCATTTGTGGTATAGGTGGCCTTGGGAAAACTACTCTTGTGAGGAGTGTCTACCAACAAGACCTTGGTGACATGTTTAACAGGCGCGCTTGGTTAACCGTGTCGCGGTCTTTCAAACAGCAAGAATTTCTTGAAGAATTGTTCCGGCAATTACGCCGCGATGACAAAGAAAAGACTGATACGGCCAGCCATACGCTGCCAAATGAGGCCAGCCATACGCTGCCAAATGAGACCAGCCACACAGACCATACTAAACGAGAGAACAAGAAAGAACCAACACTGGCGGAAAATTTGACAAAGCTTTTCCGGGATAAGAAATGTCTCATTGTTTTGGACGATCTATCATCCACTGTAGCAGTCCAGTGGATACTTGACCTCCTACCAGAAAATAGTTCGAGCCGGATTATTGTCACTACCCGGAAGGGCGAGTCGCTACAACTTCAGGAAAAAACTGGACATGTATACAATCTCGACATGCTAAATCAGGACGAAGCTATTGACCTATTTGAAAAGAAG GTATTCAAGAATGATGAGGAGAAACAAAACATTGACAAGTATCCAGACATGATTGAGCAACGAAACTTTATCCTAAAGAAGTGTGGTGGCCTCCCTCTTGCTATATCCACTGTAGGCAGTTTCCTTGCAACCAAACCTAAAACCGCCATTGAGTGGAGAAATCTGAACAAACATATTAGTGATGAGCTGGAGAGCAATTCAGAGCTTGGGATGATAAAGACAGTGCTCACCTCGAGCTATGATGGCTTACCATATCATCTGAAGCTCCCCTTCTTGTATTTATCGGTTTTTCCTGAAGATCAAGACATCAGATGGACACGTCTAATCAGAAGGTGGATTGCAGAGGGTTACTTGAGGAGAACACGGAACACAAGTGCAGAGGAAATTGGGAACAGCTACATCACAGACCTTATAAACCGGAGCATGGTTCGGCCATCAAAAGGTGCAACGCATAACACTCGGAGGGTTGGCTTTTTGCATGTCCATGATCTCATTCGTGAAATTGCAATCTCAAAGTCGGTAGAGCAAAATCTTGTTTTTACACTAGAGGAAGGTTGCAACCTCAACAACCAAGGCAAAATCCGTCACCTTGCTGTAAGCAGTAGCTGGACAAGagacaagaaggcatttgagaGTGCATTGGACTTGTCTCATTTACGTTCGCTAACAGTATTTGGTGAGTGGGCAGGCTTTTTCATTTCTGATAAGATGAGATTCCTTCGGTTGCTAGATTTGGAAGACACAAAGGGTTTAACAAATCATCACCTCCATCAAATTGGGCTGCTCTTTCACCTTAACTACCTTTCTCTACGAAGATGTGATGGAATTTGTCGGTTGCCAAACTCATTGGGTAATCTGAGGCATCTGCAAACACTGGATGTCAGAGACACGCGCATAATCAAGATACCAACAGCAATTATCAAGCTAAAGATGTTGCAATATCTTCGTGTAGGCTTCTTACCAAGCAATGATAAGGAGCAGAGAGGAATTTGTGAAGCCGTTAGCTTGATCCGCTATTGTTTCAAGTACTTCTACTATTGGAGGTGCTGCACATGCTGTGTCGTCGAGGATGAGGACTACTATGACTGGTGCAACACCCGGCTCCTGCTCGACGCATGCTGTGACCTTTTCTGTGGGCTACTCGACGAATACCTGTGCTGCCCCTTATTCGGATGGCTGAGGACTTTGCTAGCAGGCTTTGGCTGTATGTTCTTTCTCATAGTGTTTGGCCCCGTCTACTTGTTGTCTCTAATAGTGCGCATCCCATGGGTACTTTCGAGAGATGGTTTCAACGGGTTGGCTGTCTCCTTCATGCGGCAAGGTTCTCCGAGACCCATACCGCAAGGTTCTCCGAAATGGCTAGGTGTTTTTTGGAACACCAAGCGGAAAGATCCACATGGTGTCAAATTTCCTAGTGGACTCCGGAAGCTGAGGGCCCTGCACACAATGGGTGTTGTCAATATCAATGGTGGAAATGACATTCTCGAAGATCTCCAATTTCTTACTCAGTTGCGCAAGCTAAGAGTGACGGGTCTCAACAAGAAAAACTGCAGGAAGTTCTTCTTGGCCATCACGAAACTCAAGTGCCTGGAGTCCTTGTTAGTGCGGTCAGAGGGATGCCCTGGTCTATCTGGCTGCTTGGAATTGGATGAACAGTGCCCTCCTCCAGAAAACATGCAGAGTCTCAAGCTGTATGGCAACCTAGTCAAAATCCCGGAATGGATCAAGAAGCTTAGGAATCTCGTGAAGCTGGAGCTACGGAGCTCTAGGATATCGGAGGACAGTGCAGCTATGGATATCCTAGGTGAGCTACCAAACCTTGCCATCCTTCGTCTACAGGAGTGGTCGTTCAACGATAAAGGCGTGCATTTCAAAAGCCCAGCTTTTGAAAAACTCGTGGTGCTCAGGCTTGATTTGTGGGGTATCAAATCTGTAACGTTTGAGCGAGGAGCAGCCCCCAAACTTGAGCAGCTGCAGGTCACGGGTGAGTGGATATCTGAAGAACGTGGCTTTGCTGGGCTAGACATTCTCCAAAGCATCAAGGAAGTCTTGCTCGATGTTAGCTTTCGTTGGAATGAGGCGAAGCTGGAAGACAAACTGAAGGAGGAATTACTGGCCCAGCTTGCTAAAAATCGAAACAACAATAACCCGATTCTGAAGGTCCAGTGA
- the LOC101752818 gene encoding uncharacterized protein LOC101752818 isoform X2, whose protein sequence is MKDLREKVEDISKRNLRYRLIKSSVSKPASTTSEQFVISTEVQLEMAEATRTALQEKKKVDLVELITKGEDENSLRVMAVWGAGSDVGVTSVIRAAYEDQNVKGKFACRAWVRLVHPFNPDEFFGSLVRQFYVNSCEKETGKTTEEMTAGMGAMKKLKEDENLVDAFNKYVTGKSYLVVINGVSTIEEWDWIATYFPRKNGSRIIVSTQQFEVASLCTEQPYVVSEIDQKWSFEKEFYVFYKKANPPASSSKDEISDASSSMNPGEETHVKKPTTRARTVAAALEDDQLIDRKEAREKIKGLIGQAGCYVIAICGIGGLGKTTLVRSVYQQDLGDMFNRRAWLTVSRSFKQQEFLEELFRQLRRDDKEKTDTASHTLPNEASHTLPNETSHTDHTKRENKKEPTLAENLTKLFRDKKCLIVLDDLSSTVAVQWILDLLPENSSSRIIVTTRKGESLQLQEKTGHVYNLDMLNQDEAIDLFEKKVFKNDEEKQNIDKYPDMIEQRNFILKKCGGLPLAISTVGSFLATKPKTAIEWRNLNKHISDELESNSELGMIKTVLTSSYDGLPYHLKLPFLYLSVFPEDQDIRWTRLIRRWIAEGYLRRTRNTSAEEIGNSYITDLINRSMVRPSKGATHNTRRVGFLHVHDLIREIAISKSVEQNLVFTLEEGCNLNNQGKIRHLAVSSSWTRDKKAFESALDLSHLRSLTVFGEWAGFFISDKMRFLRLLDLEDTKGLTNHHLHQIGLLFHLNYLSLRRCDGICRLPNSLGNLRHLQTLDVRDTRIIKIPTAIIKLKMLQYLRVGFLPSNDKEQRGICEAVSLIRYCFKYFYYWRCCTCCVVEDEDYYDWCNTRLLLDACCDLFCGLLDEYLCCPLFGWLRTLLAGFGCMFFLIVFGPVYLLSLIVRIPWVLSRDGFNGLAVSFMRQGSPRPIPQGSPKWLGVFWNTKRKDPHGVKFPSGLRKLRALHTMGVVNINGGNDILEDLQFLTQLRKLRVTGLNKKNCRKFFLAITKLKCLESLLVRSEGCPGLSGCLELDEQCPPPENMQSLKLYGNLVKIPEWIKKLRNLVKLELRSSRISEDSAAMDILGELPNLAILRLQEWSFNDKGVHFKSPAFEKLVVLRLDLWGIKSVTFERGAAPKLEQLQVTGEWISEERGFAGLDILQSIKEVLLDVSFRWNEAKLEDKLKEELLAQLAKNRNNNNPILKVQ, encoded by the exons ATGAAGGATCTTAGGGAAAAGGTGGAGGATATTAGCAAGAGGAACCTGCGGTACCGCCTTATAAAAAGCTCTGTCTCCAAGCCAGCTAGCACCACCTCTGAGCAGTTCGTGATCAGTACTGAAGTACAACTCGAGATGGCTGAAGCTACACGCACTGCActgcaggagaagaagaaagtggACCTTGTCGAACTAATCACCAAGGGGGAGGATGAAAATAGCCTCAGGGTGATGGCAGTGTGGGGGGCAGGCAGCGATGTTGGGGTCACATCCGTCATTAGAGCTGCCTATGAGGATCAGAATGTGAAAGGCAAGTTTGCCTGCCGCGCCTGGGTAAGGTTGGTGCATCCCTTCAATCCAGATGAATTCTTTGGCAGTTTGGTGAGGCAGTTTTACGTGAATTCATGTGAAAAAGAAACtgggaaaacaacagaagagaTGACTGCAGGGATGGGTGCTATGAAAAAACTGAAAGAAGATGAAAATTTGGTTGATGCTTTTAATAAGTATGTTACCGGGAAGAGCTACTTGGTTGTTATTAATGGTGTATCTACCATAGAAGAGTGGGACTGGATAGCAACATATTTCCCAAGGAAGAACGGAAGCCGGATTATCGTGTCCACGCAGCAGTTTGAAGTTGCGAGCTTGTGCACTGAGCAGCCTTACGTGGTATCAGAGATAGACCAGAAATGGTCATTCGAGAAGGAATTTTATGTCTTCTACAAGAAG GCGAATCCTCCTGCGTCCAGTTCAAAAGATGAGATCAGTGATGCTAGTAGCTCAATGAATCCTGGCGAGGAGACACATGTAAAGAAGCCTACTACTCGCGCCCGTACGGTGGCAGCTGCCCTGGAGGATGATCAGCTTATCGACCGGAAGGAAGCAAGAGAAAAGATTAAGGGATTAATTGGTCAAGCAGGTTGCTATGTGATCGCCATTTGTGGTATAGGTGGCCTTGGGAAAACTACTCTTGTGAGGAGTGTCTACCAACAAGACCTTGGTGACATGTTTAACAGGCGCGCTTGGTTAACCGTGTCGCGGTCTTTCAAACAGCAAGAATTTCTTGAAGAATTGTTCCGGCAATTACGCCGCGATGACAAAGAAAAGACTGATACGGCCAGCCATACGCTGCCAAATGAGGCCAGCCATACGCTGCCAAATGAGACCAGCCACACAGACCATACTAAACGAGAGAACAAGAAAGAACCAACACTGGCGGAAAATTTGACAAAGCTTTTCCGGGATAAGAAATGTCTCATTGTTTTGGACGATCTATCATCCACTGTAGCAGTCCAGTGGATACTTGACCTCCTACCAGAAAATAGTTCGAGCCGGATTATTGTCACTACCCGGAAGGGCGAGTCGCTACAACTTCAGGAAAAAACTGGACATGTATACAATCTCGACATGCTAAATCAGGACGAAGCTATTGACCTATTTGAAAAGAAG GTATTCAAGAATGATGAGGAGAAACAAAACATTGACAAGTATCCAGACATGATTGAGCAACGAAACTTTATCCTAAAGAAGTGTGGTGGCCTCCCTCTTGCTATATCCACTGTAGGCAGTTTCCTTGCAACCAAACCTAAAACCGCCATTGAGTGGAGAAATCTGAACAAACATATTAGTGATGAGCTGGAGAGCAATTCAGAGCTTGGGATGATAAAGACAGTGCTCACCTCGAGCTATGATGGCTTACCATATCATCTGAAGCTCCCCTTCTTGTATTTATCGGTTTTTCCTGAAGATCAAGACATCAGATGGACACGTCTAATCAGAAGGTGGATTGCAGAGGGTTACTTGAGGAGAACACGGAACACAAGTGCAGAGGAAATTGGGAACAGCTACATCACAGACCTTATAAACCGGAGCATGGTTCGGCCATCAAAAGGTGCAACGCATAACACTCGGAGGGTTGGCTTTTTGCATGTCCATGATCTCATTCGTGAAATTGCAATCTCAAAGTCGGTAGAGCAAAATCTTGTTTTTACACTAGAGGAAGGTTGCAACCTCAACAACCAAGGCAAAATCCGTCACCTTGCTGTAAGCAGTAGCTGGACAAGagacaagaaggcatttgagaGTGCATTGGACTTGTCTCATTTACGTTCGCTAACAGTATTTGGTGAGTGGGCAGGCTTTTTCATTTCTGATAAGATGAGATTCCTTCGGTTGCTAGATTTGGAAGACACAAAGGGTTTAACAAATCATCACCTCCATCAAATTGGGCTGCTCTTTCACCTTAACTACCTTTCTCTACGAAGATGTGATGGAATTTGTCGGTTGCCAAACTCATTGGGTAATCTGAGGCATCTGCAAACACTGGATGTCAGAGACACGCGCATAATCAAGATACCAACAGCAATTATCAAGCTAAAGATGTTGCAATATCTTCGTGTAGGCTTCTTACCAAGCAATGATAAGGAGCAGAGAGGAATTTGTGAAGCCGTTAGCTTGATCCGCTATTGTTTCAAGTACTTCTACTATTGGAGGTGCTGCACATGCTGTGTCGTCGAGGATGAGGACTACTATGACTGGTGCAACACCCGGCTCCTGCTCGACGCATGCTGTGACCTTTTCTGTGGGCTACTCGACGAATACCTGTGCTGCCCCTTATTCGGATGGCTGAGGACTTTGCTAGCAGGCTTTGGCTGTATGTTCTTTCTCATAGTGTTTGGCCCCGTCTACTTGTTGTCTCTAATAGTGCGCATCCCATGGGTACTTTCGAGAGATGGTTTCAACGGGTTGGCTGTCTCCTTCATGCGGCAAGGTTCTCCGAGACCCATACCGCAAGGTTCTCCGAAATGGCTAGGTGTTTTTTGGAACACCAAGCGGAAAGATCCACATGGTGTCAAATTTCCTAGTGGACTCCGGAAGCTGAGGGCCCTGCACACAATGGGTGTTGTCAATATCAATGGTGGAAATGACATTCTCGAAGATCTCCAATTTCTTACTCAGTTGCGCAAGCTAAGAGTGACGGGTCTCAACAAGAAAAACTGCAGGAAGTTCTTCTTGGCCATCACGAAACTCAAGTGCCTGGAGTCCTTGTTAGTGCGGTCAGAGGGATGCCCTGGTCTATCTGGCTGCTTGGAATTGGATGAACAGTGCCCTCCTCCAGAAAACATGCAGAGTCTCAAGCTGTATGGCAACCTAGTCAAAATCCCGGAATGGATCAAGAAGCTTAGGAATCTCGTGAAGCTGGAGCTACGGAGCTCTAGGATATCGGAGGACAGTGCAGCTATGGATATCCTAGGTGAGCTACCAAACCTTGCCATCCTTCGTCTACAGGAGTGGTCGTTCAACGATAAAGGCGTGCATTTCAAAAGCCCAGCTTTTGAAAAACTCGTGGTGCTCAGGCTTGATTTGTGGGGTATCAAATCTGTAACGTTTGAGCGAGGAGCAGCCCCCAAACTTGAGCAGCTGCAGGTCACGGGTGAGTGGATATCTGAAGAACGTGGCTTTGCTGGGCTAGACATTCTCCAAAGCATCAAGGAAGTCTTGCTCGATGTTAGCTTTCGTTGGAATGAGGCGAAGCTGGAAGACAAACTGAAGGAGGAATTACTGGCCCAGCTTGCTAAAAATCGAAACAACAATAACCCGATTCTGAAGGTCCAGTGA